One genomic segment of Deltaproteobacteria bacterium HGW-Deltaproteobacteria-18 includes these proteins:
- a CDS encoding L-serine ammonia-lyase, with translation MESIREIYRIGAGPSSSHTMGPKLAAERFRARAKGAASFQVVLYESLAATGKGHLTDKAIREALTPFPVEILWAQDQQQPEHPNAMDFTALDESGQVVDSWTVFSIGGGALRDRGSTFTTPEVYRLQSLTEIMELCGEDGITYWEFVARQEGEDIWVFLEEIWTAMQSCMERGLTTEGVLPGGLKLARKASSYHQKTLLGGAEMRRTGLLAAYALAVSEENASGGTVVTAPTCGASGVLPSVLRYLKENMKARPRSILQALATAGLIGLIIKKNASISGAEVGCQGEVGSACAMAAAAAAQLMGGTIRQIEYAAEMGLEHHLGLTCDPVGGLVQIPCIERNAMAASKAVSIAHMALLSDGSHRIPFDEVVRVMKETGHDLPSLYRETSHGGLAKAYGERKEKRGSA, from the coding sequence ATGGAATCCATCCGGGAAATATATCGAATTGGCGCAGGTCCTTCCAGCAGCCACACCATGGGCCCCAAGCTCGCCGCCGAGCGATTTCGGGCCCGCGCCAAGGGTGCGGCCTCTTTCCAAGTGGTCCTGTACGAGAGCCTGGCCGCCACCGGCAAGGGGCATCTCACCGACAAGGCCATCCGGGAAGCCCTGACCCCCTTCCCCGTCGAAATCCTCTGGGCCCAGGACCAGCAGCAGCCTGAGCATCCCAACGCCATGGACTTCACGGCCCTGGACGAAAGCGGACAGGTCGTGGACAGCTGGACGGTTTTCAGCATTGGAGGCGGCGCCCTGCGCGACCGGGGATCGACCTTCACCACGCCCGAAGTCTACCGGTTGCAGAGCCTCACGGAAATTATGGAGCTTTGCGGCGAGGACGGCATCACCTACTGGGAGTTCGTGGCACGTCAAGAGGGCGAGGACATCTGGGTCTTCCTTGAAGAGATCTGGACCGCCATGCAAAGCTGCATGGAGCGAGGTCTGACCACCGAAGGCGTGCTGCCCGGCGGTTTGAAACTGGCCCGCAAGGCCAGCTCATACCATCAGAAGACCCTGCTTGGCGGGGCCGAGATGCGCCGGACCGGACTTCTGGCCGCCTACGCCCTGGCAGTTTCCGAGGAGAACGCCTCCGGCGGAACCGTCGTCACGGCGCCGACCTGCGGTGCGAGCGGCGTCTTGCCCTCGGTGCTGCGCTACCTGAAGGAAAACATGAAGGCCCGGCCCAGGTCCATCCTGCAGGCGCTGGCCACGGCAGGATTGATCGGACTGATCATAAAGAAGAACGCGTCCATCTCCGGGGCCGAAGTCGGCTGCCAGGGCGAGGTCGGCTCGGCCTGCGCCATGGCAGCTGCTGCCGCGGCCCAGCTCATGGGCGGCACCATCCGCCAGATCGAGTACGCCGCCGAGATGGGGCTCGAGCATCACCTGGGCCTGACCTGCGACCCCGTCGGGGGGCTGGTTCAGATACCCTGCATCGAACGCAACGCAATGGCCGCCTCCAAGGCGGTCAGCATCGCGCACATGGCGCTTTTATCGGACGGCTCGCACCGCATCCCCTTTGACGAAGTGGTGCGAGTCATGAAAGAAACAGGACACGACCTGCCAAGCCTCTACCGGGAAACATCCCACGGGGGCCTGGCCAAAGCATATGGCGAACGCAAGGAAAAACGAGGATCCGCATGA
- a CDS encoding NAD(P)/FAD-dependent oxidoreductase, whose amino-acid sequence MESVDILIIGQGPAGLSSAIYTARAGMRTLILGCAPKVAGDYEIDNYFGFTETITGKELIERGKAQAAKFGADIRCDRVLGIHQDETGAFVAKTEDKEIKAASIILATGVSRIRPGISNLADYEGKGVSYCVSCDGFFMRGKPVMVVGEGNFAANQALELLQYTPDVKVCSQGKELSISEEFLYRLAESNIPVLEGKITSLAGENGLEKVHLESGEQIDAQGLFVAMGQASSSDFAYSLGLMRNGQFIETDREQRTNVPGIFAAGDCVGRFLQISVAVGEGALAGRAAISHVKERRRALLDKEAN is encoded by the coding sequence ATGGAAAGCGTAGACATCCTCATCATAGGTCAAGGTCCGGCCGGTCTCTCATCCGCCATATACACCGCACGTGCAGGCATGCGCACCCTGATTCTGGGCTGCGCCCCCAAGGTGGCCGGCGATTATGAAATAGACAATTACTTCGGCTTCACTGAAACCATCACCGGAAAGGAACTGATCGAACGGGGCAAGGCCCAGGCCGCCAAGTTCGGTGCGGATATCCGTTGCGACCGAGTGCTCGGCATCCATCAGGATGAGACGGGAGCTTTCGTGGCCAAGACCGAGGACAAGGAAATCAAGGCTGCGTCCATCATCCTGGCCACAGGAGTGTCCCGCATCAGGCCCGGCATCTCGAACCTGGCCGACTATGAAGGAAAGGGCGTGTCCTATTGCGTGAGCTGCGACGGCTTCTTCATGCGCGGCAAACCGGTCATGGTTGTCGGAGAAGGAAATTTCGCCGCCAACCAGGCCCTTGAACTCCTGCAATACACCCCGGACGTGAAGGTCTGCTCCCAGGGCAAAGAGCTGTCCATCAGCGAGGAGTTCCTCTACCGTCTGGCGGAAAGCAACATCCCCGTCCTGGAAGGAAAGATCACCTCTCTTGCAGGGGAAAACGGGCTTGAAAAGGTGCATCTGGAATCAGGCGAACAGATCGACGCCCAAGGCCTCTTCGTGGCCATGGGCCAGGCTTCCTCCAGCGATTTCGCCTACAGCCTTGGCCTGATGCGCAACGGCCAGTTCATCGAGACGGACCGGGAACAGCGCACCAACGTCCCCGGAATCTTCGCGGCCGGTGACTGCGTTGGGCGTTTCCTGCAGATCAGCGTGGCCGTGGGCGAAGGCGCTCTGGCAGGACGCGCGGCCATCAGCCACGTCAAGGAGAGACGCCGCGCTCTTCTTGACAAAGAAGCGAACTAG
- a CDS encoding DNA damage-inducible protein D, which produces MDKSTLITLQNRFDGLSQTVPDEGIEFWFARDLMEPLGYVRWENFQTAIQRAITSCETTGYEPNDHFRGVTKMVKLGSGAERAVDDFMLTRYACYLIAQNGDPRKEPIAFAQSYFAIQTRKQELIEDRMRLLARMDARERLRESEKTLSQNIYERGVDDDGFGRIRSKGDAALFGGHTTQVMKDRYGITKTRPLADFLPTLTIAAKNLATEMTNHNVRQDDLRGEHAITSEHVQNNVSVRDMLGQRGIKPEQLPPEEDIKKLERRVRSEEKKLVQRSAKLPEPKEEL; this is translated from the coding sequence ATGGACAAATCAACCCTGATTACATTGCAAAACCGATTTGATGGCTTGAGCCAAACTGTGCCGGACGAAGGCATTGAATTCTGGTTCGCTCGCGATCTGATGGAGCCGCTGGGCTATGTCCGATGGGAAAATTTCCAGACTGCCATTCAACGAGCCATTACATCCTGTGAAACAACAGGTTATGAGCCAAACGACCATTTTCGTGGCGTCACGAAAATGGTCAAGCTGGGCAGTGGAGCCGAAAGGGCTGTCGATGACTTCATGCTCACCCGCTACGCCTGCTATCTCATTGCCCAGAACGGCGACCCGCGCAAGGAACCGATCGCCTTCGCCCAAAGCTACTTCGCCATCCAGACCCGCAAGCAGGAACTCATCGAAGACCGCATGCGTCTTTTGGCGAGGATGGATGCTCGTGAGCGGCTTCGGGAATCGGAAAAAACCCTCTCTCAGAACATCTATGAACGGGGCGTCGATGATGACGGATTCGGCCGTATCCGTTCCAAAGGTGATGCGGCGCTTTTTGGTGGACACACCACGCAGGTGATGAAAGACCGCTACGGCATCACCAAAACTCGCCCATTGGCTGATTTTCTGCCGACCCTGACCATTGCCGCAAAAAATCTGGCCACCGAGATGACCAACCACAATGTCCGGCAGGATGATTTGCGGGGCGAGCATGCCATTACCAGCGAGCACGTGCAGAATAATGTGAGTGTGCGCGACATGCTCGGGCAGCGTGGCATTAAACCAGAGCAGCTCCCGCCGGAAGAAGACATCAAGAAGCTGGAGCGTCGGGTCAGGTCGGAAGAAAAGAAACTCGTCCAGCGGTCCGCCAAGCTGCCCGAACCGAAAGAAGAATTATGA
- a CDS encoding GxxExxY protein: protein MKLETHEKVLFPDECYAIQGAVFDVYREMGCGFLEAVYQECLEREFRLRQLSFEAQKELVLSYKGEQLTQTYKPDFICYGKIIVELKAVKEIAPEHKAQLLNYLKATGLELGLLVNFGSHPKTEIARIANTNFRDFRAFRG from the coding sequence ATGAAGCTCGAAACACACGAAAAGGTTCTTTTCCCTGATGAATGCTATGCCATTCAAGGGGCCGTGTTCGATGTGTACCGGGAGATGGGCTGTGGCTTTCTTGAAGCTGTTTATCAGGAGTGCCTCGAAAGGGAATTTCGACTGCGGCAACTATCATTCGAGGCCCAGAAAGAGCTTGTTCTTTCATACAAGGGCGAACAACTTACCCAAACCTACAAGCCTGATTTTATCTGCTACGGCAAAATCATTGTCGAACTGAAGGCGGTCAAAGAAATCGCCCCAGAGCATAAAGCCCAGCTCTTGAACTACCTGAAAGCAACCGGCCTGGAACTTGGCCTGCTCGTCAACTTCGGTAGCCATCCAAAGACCGAAATTGCCCGCATCGCCAACACCAACTTTCGCGATTTTCGCGCCTTTCGCGGTTAG
- a CDS encoding HNH endonuclease: MDAGRVTENRIVPDQDLTDAFMLYWNAILPDRLRPSIHLPFFYLQTDGFWTLHPLPGKTLPATEPSSWKNVRERYAFASLDDAAFEQMLNPLTRVTARLDLIRRCFAPALETILLDLANTQVSAFNYADKLLREAPAAFEKPVEKPVRDQAFRRVIVKVYDHRCALCGIRIISPDSSTAVDAAHIKTWAISHDDSPTNGLALCKLCHWTFDSGLVGFDDDYRVIVARSIARDGNLPGHIQQFAHRPMILPERECYYPATENLAWHRHQYGLGG, translated from the coding sequence ATGGATGCAGGCAGGGTCACGGAAAACCGGATCGTTCCTGACCAGGACCTGACCGATGCGTTCATGCTCTACTGGAACGCCATCCTGCCCGACCGCCTGCGCCCGAGTATCCACCTGCCCTTTTTCTACCTGCAGACGGACGGCTTCTGGACCCTGCACCCCCTCCCCGGCAAGACGCTGCCTGCCACGGAACCATCCTCCTGGAAGAACGTGCGGGAACGCTACGCCTTCGCGTCCCTGGACGACGCAGCCTTCGAACAGATGCTGAACCCGCTGACCCGCGTAACTGCCAGGCTGGACCTGATCCGCCGCTGCTTCGCCCCCGCGCTGGAAACAATCCTGCTCGACCTGGCCAATACCCAGGTCTCGGCCTTCAACTATGCCGACAAACTCCTCCGGGAAGCTCCGGCGGCCTTCGAAAAACCCGTGGAAAAACCCGTCCGCGACCAGGCGTTCCGCAGGGTCATCGTCAAGGTCTACGATCACCGCTGCGCCCTGTGCGGCATCCGCATCATTTCCCCGGACAGCAGCACCGCGGTTGACGCAGCCCACATCAAGACATGGGCCATCTCCCATGATGACAGCCCCACCAATGGTCTGGCCCTGTGCAAGCTCTGCCACTGGACCTTCGACAGCGGGCTGGTGGGTTTCGATGACGACTACCGCGTCATCGTGGCTCGTTCGATAGCACGGGACGGCAACCTGCCGGGGCATATCCAGCAGTTTGCGCACCGGCCCATGATCCTGCCAGAGAGGGAATGCTATTACCCTGCGACGGAGAATCTGGCGTGGCACCGGCATCAGTACGGGCTTGGTGGATGA
- a CDS encoding 8-oxo-dGTP diphosphatase MutT yields MDNNSQTAGKHIHVTCAIIEREGRVLATQRSAAMNMPHKWEFPGGKIDPGETAEECLRRELLEEIGIQARIGRSLPASTHQYPTFTITLYPFVCAIEEGEIFLHEHAALLWLPPSQLHTLDWAEADIQVLAAYLSTNGGKS; encoded by the coding sequence ATGGACAACAATTCCCAAACCGCAGGTAAGCACATTCACGTAACATGCGCCATCATCGAGCGCGAGGGGCGCGTGCTCGCGACCCAGCGCAGCGCAGCCATGAACATGCCCCACAAGTGGGAATTTCCCGGCGGCAAGATTGATCCAGGCGAAACAGCCGAGGAATGTCTGCGCCGCGAACTGCTGGAGGAAATCGGAATTCAGGCCCGCATTGGACGCAGCCTTCCTGCCAGCACTCATCAGTATCCAACATTCACAATCACCCTCTACCCCTTCGTCTGCGCCATTGAAGAAGGCGAAATCTTCCTCCATGAACACGCCGCGTTGCTCTGGCTGCCGCCAAGCCAATTGCACACCCTGGACTGGGCCGAGGCCGATATTCAGGTGTTAGCGGCGTATTTGTCCACAAACGGCGGAAAGTCCTGA
- a CDS encoding NgoFVII family restriction endonuclease has translation MRHPVAGIYDALLDELLRESLDRHPELRTIFGKIDQEELPSRYAAFVAKVLEQALREESDPLRRLALCNEILGQVASQPGKEHLRKHCLIPEQKPLLLEITPPNFGKSGIPRPHTSLSESSLFTGSPQEPQLAHELNEEMRSADGVDILLSFIKWSGLRLLMASFEDLRARRIPVRVITTSYMGASDARAVEWLAALPNVQVRVSYDTERTRLHAKAYHFLRHTGFSTAYIGSANMSHAAITSGLEWNLKITAQDMGHILEKFSIEFETYWNSREFIPFDPQNPALFRTAIARARNPQTNAPTVFFDLCPHPFQERILEALHRERSLHDRWKNLVIAATGTGKTVITAFDFKRFYEENGRQAKLLFVAHRQEILQQAMATFRQVLRDQNFGELQVGTHEAGRMEHLFCSINMLSTRRLWELVGPTFYDYIVIDEAHHGVANSYRPVFDHFDPKVLLGLTATPERMDGGNVAADFGNRFAAEIRLPEALEEKLLCPFHYFGVADPIAINGDQFWSNGRYDESALENVYVLDEVRAQQRLETIISALHRYEPELHALKGIGFCVTIRHAQFMAEQLSLRGLPSAAFVSGLDGHACAELLNKLKNGALTFLFTVDKLSEGVEVPEVNTILFLRPTESLTVFLQQLGRGLRHAPEKDCLTVLDFVGQAHRRFRADSKFKALLPRHRFAIDKEVELDFPHLPAGCSIQLDRLSREYVLENIKENLRRLAVQVPERLQSFTSETDQDLTFSNFIRHHDYEPEVLLARETWSGWKAKAQLGPIPTDPDFNRLKKALIRAAFVSGPHEAALYRRILSKIRDGNMREAVSLAGESAFLIYYRIWGDRGEKAGIATLEEAFSRLAANPTICADLDEILAWSQEASHAAGQKMQLPYACPLELHAFYGIKEIQAALGKATLESAGQTGVGVLHFAEIKTYALLVTFQKTEKEFSPSTMYADYPISRELLHWESQANTAQHHADGQNLIHHKARGYTILVFARGQKKRNGVTAPFTCLGPVQLIKFESERPIIMTWCLDYPMPVEMFEDNKKGG, from the coding sequence ATGCGACACCCGGTGGCAGGAATCTACGATGCGCTTCTTGATGAACTGCTGCGCGAGTCGCTGGATCGGCACCCGGAACTGCGGACGATCTTTGGCAAGATCGATCAGGAAGAGTTACCGAGCCGTTATGCCGCCTTTGTCGCCAAAGTGCTGGAGCAGGCTCTGCGTGAAGAATCGGATCCGCTGCGTCGGCTGGCCTTGTGCAACGAAATACTCGGACAGGTCGCCAGTCAACCGGGTAAGGAGCACCTTCGCAAGCACTGCCTAATCCCGGAACAAAAACCTCTTCTTCTTGAAATTACCCCGCCAAACTTCGGCAAATCCGGCATTCCTCGCCCGCACACGTCCCTCTCGGAAAGCAGTCTATTTACAGGTTCACCCCAGGAACCTCAGCTTGCCCATGAACTCAATGAGGAAATGCGCTCGGCAGATGGCGTGGATATCCTGCTCTCGTTCATCAAGTGGTCCGGCCTTCGCCTCCTGATGGCCTCGTTTGAGGATTTGCGTGCACGGCGCATTCCGGTTCGCGTGATCACCACGTCGTATATGGGGGCATCAGATGCCAGGGCGGTGGAATGGCTTGCAGCCCTCCCAAACGTGCAGGTGCGCGTTTCCTACGACACGGAGCGCACCAGACTGCACGCAAAGGCATACCACTTCCTGCGTCATACCGGATTTTCAACGGCCTACATCGGTTCGGCCAACATGTCGCACGCCGCCATTACCAGCGGCTTGGAGTGGAATCTCAAGATTACCGCCCAGGACATGGGGCATATACTGGAAAAATTCTCCATCGAGTTTGAAACGTACTGGAATAGCCGCGAGTTCATCCCCTTCGACCCGCAGAACCCGGCCCTATTTCGCACAGCCATCGCGCGGGCGAGAAACCCGCAGACCAATGCTCCGACAGTCTTCTTCGATCTTTGCCCCCATCCTTTCCAGGAGCGCATCCTTGAGGCGCTGCACAGGGAGCGCTCTCTTCATGACCGATGGAAGAATCTGGTGATTGCCGCCACGGGCACAGGCAAAACGGTGATCACTGCGTTCGATTTCAAACGGTTTTATGAAGAAAACGGCCGCCAAGCAAAATTGCTCTTTGTGGCCCACCGACAGGAAATCCTGCAGCAAGCCATGGCTACGTTCCGTCAGGTCTTGAGAGACCAGAATTTTGGAGAATTACAGGTTGGCACTCATGAGGCAGGCCGAATGGAGCATCTGTTCTGCTCCATCAACATGCTCTCAACGCGACGTCTGTGGGAACTCGTTGGTCCGACTTTTTATGACTATATCGTCATAGACGAAGCACATCACGGTGTAGCCAACAGCTACAGGCCAGTTTTCGACCACTTCGACCCAAAGGTCCTGCTCGGCCTTACGGCAACGCCGGAGCGCATGGATGGCGGCAACGTGGCGGCGGATTTCGGCAATCGTTTCGCTGCAGAAATCCGCCTTCCCGAGGCCTTGGAAGAAAAACTTCTCTGCCCTTTCCACTACTTCGGTGTTGCCGACCCCATCGCCATCAATGGTGACCAGTTCTGGAGCAATGGCCGATATGATGAATCCGCCCTCGAGAATGTCTACGTTCTGGATGAGGTCCGCGCCCAGCAGCGCCTGGAAACGATCATATCCGCCCTGCATCGCTATGAACCCGAGTTGCATGCCCTCAAAGGAATCGGATTCTGTGTCACGATCCGGCATGCGCAGTTTATGGCCGAACAACTCAGCCTGCGCGGCCTGCCGTCTGCGGCCTTTGTCTCCGGCCTGGATGGACACGCATGCGCTGAACTTTTGAACAAACTGAAAAATGGCGCTCTCACGTTCCTGTTCACAGTCGACAAACTCAGTGAAGGCGTGGAAGTGCCCGAGGTCAATACGATCCTTTTTTTGCGTCCGACCGAGAGCCTGACCGTGTTTTTGCAGCAACTCGGTCGCGGTCTGCGCCACGCCCCGGAGAAAGACTGTCTCACGGTCCTCGATTTTGTCGGCCAAGCGCACCGCCGGTTCCGCGCGGACAGCAAATTCAAGGCCCTCCTTCCCAGGCATCGTTTTGCCATCGACAAGGAGGTGGAGCTCGATTTCCCGCATCTTCCAGCCGGCTGCTCCATCCAGCTTGACCGGCTTTCGCGGGAATACGTTCTGGAGAATATCAAGGAGAACCTGAGACGCCTTGCCGTTCAAGTTCCCGAACGACTCCAGTCTTTCACCAGCGAGACGGATCAGGACCTGACCTTCAGCAACTTCATCCGTCACCACGACTACGAACCGGAAGTGCTGCTGGCCAGGGAAACATGGAGCGGGTGGAAGGCAAAAGCGCAACTGGGGCCGATTCCCACCGATCCCGATTTCAACAGGCTGAAGAAGGCATTGATTCGCGCAGCATTCGTCAGCGGCCCTCATGAAGCCGCGCTCTATCGCCGGATTCTCAGCAAGATCAGGGATGGAAATATGCGTGAGGCAGTATCTCTGGCCGGTGAGTCTGCCTTCCTCATTTACTATCGTATCTGGGGCGACAGAGGGGAGAAAGCTGGCATTGCCACACTTGAAGAGGCCTTCTCGCGATTGGCGGCAAACCCGACGATTTGCGCAGATCTGGATGAAATATTGGCATGGTCGCAGGAAGCCAGCCATGCAGCAGGCCAGAAAATGCAGCTTCCCTATGCCTGCCCGCTGGAACTGCATGCCTTTTACGGCATCAAGGAGATCCAGGCGGCCCTCGGTAAAGCAACTTTGGAATCAGCCGGTCAGACCGGTGTAGGCGTGCTGCATTTCGCCGAAATCAAAACCTACGCACTGCTTGTGACCTTCCAAAAAACTGAAAAAGAGTTTTCGCCAAGCACCATGTACGCAGACTACCCGATCAGTCGCGAACTGCTGCATTGGGAGTCCCAGGCCAACACCGCCCAGCATCACGCTGACGGCCAGAACCTGATCCATCACAAAGCCCGAGGGTACACGATCCTTGTCTTTGCCCGCGGTCAGAAGAAAAGAAACGGCGTCACCGCCCCTTTCACATGTCTGGGGCCAGTGCAGCTGATCAAATTCGAGAGTGAACGACCGATTATAATGACGTGGTGTCTGGATTATCCGATGCCCGTCGAGATGTTTGAAGATAACAAGAAAGGCGGTTGA